Genomic DNA from Nostoc sp. ATCC 53789:
CAAAAACGTTTAGAACAAATTAGATAACACCTTGAGTTGTTAACTCACTTTGTCCAGGATAACTATATTACAATAACTGCTTGCTACATCAGGGTTTTAATTTCATCGAGCTTTTCTTGAAGGACTTGGCGTAGTTTAATAAGTCGTGTCTGTTCCAATATTTTTAAATTTATTGATTGGATATCCTTAATAGTTTTGTCCATCTGTTTGTTCTGCTTGGCTTTAGAATTAGAAGTACTATACTGCTCTAAGGTTTGTTTAACTAGTGTTTTAGTTTGGCTCAATGATAGTTTTTCTTCAATGACTCGATTAGTTACCTGAGTACGAATCATCAAAGCTTCAGATTCATCAATTTTCATCTGTTCAGAGGATAATTTATTAAGTTCTCTAACTTTGCTGGTTTCTAGCCCTTCAGAGCGAATGACATTTTTGAGGTCTTCCGTCACTTTAAGAAGAGGAAAGATATTGTTATTAATCGATACTGGATTCAGTTGTAGTCCTAACAATACTGAAACAATCTCATATTCCTCATGTTCCTTGAAATCAGATGTTTCTAGCCATTCTTGTTGTGTTATTAGATCAGAATCTTTAATCAGTGCGAGATATTGAAGCTTCTTGCTGCGGACTAGTCGGTTAATGAAAGCATTCAAATACTTTGGAATCTCGTCTTCTCGTCCGCTCAGATCGGGATATTTATAAATAATTAATCGAATAAGAGCAGTTGCTAAGTCAAGGTCATGAAGTTTTTGGGAGTGAATACTACTTACTAATTGACCCTCAAAAACCACGACTTCATCTGAAGTATCTTCTTTAGGTAGAAAGACAGCTTTCAGTTTTGTCATTCCAGCAGATGGAGCTGACCTCCATCTGAGTTCTCCATCAAATATTTTGTAGCGTCCATCAAGTTGTGGAATAAGCACTATTGGATTTTGCTGACCTTGCCGACGCAGACTTTCTGCTCGTTCTTGGATTATTAATTGAGGAAATGTTTGTCTTGGTTGAGCCGGATCGGGATCTATAAGACTTACAGCAATTTCATGTATCCCTCCTTGAGTAGCCAGTTGATTAGTGAGTTGCTCAATTTGTTGCTCTAATGTAGTTTTTTCTTCTGAACTAAATACATTTGCTCGCAGCTGTGTAATTTCTACTTCGAGTTTCTCTATCTGACTTTTAAGTTGGTGAATTTGCTGAGACTGACCTGCTTGGCCAAACAGTTGACTAATTTCTACAGGTTTTTTACTTGACATCACAGTTCCTCTGTCATCAATTTGATTAAGCTAGTCACAATAGGTTTAAAGTCTTCACTAGCATCATAACCAGGTCGATATAAATTTAAGGGTAATCCAGAACCACTAGCTTTAAGGTAGTAATTAGATTCTCGAATGTAGGGAAAGCATCGGATTCCCATCTGTTTAATTAGAAAGGGAAGAGTTCTCTCAGGCTCAATATCAGTTCTGAGGTTGCCTTTTTTGTCTAAACCTAAAATATCTCGATGTGCCCCAACGCCATATAAATCTACTCGTGTAGGTACAAACCCTAATATTTCAGGTTGAGGCTTCAATCTCAAATCGTCTACTTTACTATAAAACCAATCTAAAAAACCTGCGAAAGCTCCTGTATCTTTATATTCTGGTTTGATAGGAACAAGCACATGTGTAGAAGCTGCTAGTGCAATCAAACCCATAGGCTCTAAGGAAGCAGGAGTATCAAAGATAATCAAATCGCTATTTAAGGGAAAATCTTCTAATCTATCTTTCAGTGTGTAGTGACGGCGATTATAGTTATATATTTCTGCAATGCTTTCTTCGAGAAATTTCCCTCCCTGAATAGCCGTCACCGTGGAAAGATGTTCTGTCCAAAGTGGAACAAGTGGGTAGTCACCTGTAAATGTTTTTTTGAAGACAGCAGCTAGAGACTGTTCCATTGATGCTGGTGCAAGCCTTGCAAAAATACATAGTGAACCGTTTTGATCCAGTTCTATTAGGGTAACTTTATAACCTTTGGCACCTACAGCATATGCTAAATGGGTTGCTACCGTGGTTTTACCTGACCCACCTGCATTACTAGCAATTGTTAGTCGGATCTGCTTTTTAACTTTTTTCTTTTTCATTACAATGTCTTTTTAAACTCACATCTTTCTTGTTTTAGTTATTATCAACAACTGAGTTAATTGAAAAAGCCGGGATTTCAGAAAAAAGTTGTTTTACATAACAAGGCTCCTCAAATCTTTGATAGTGGCAACTTAAGACATAATATACGGTTCGGTTATGAAACTAACATTAGTTTCATAACCGAACCCTATATGGCTAAGGTTAATTTATTCTGCTCTAAGATTCGCTAATTATTACTGTTCTACTACCTACCAGTAGCCCACCAATAACATCTTTGGGGTGTAACTGTAGGAAGACATCAGAACTAAAAGAAACATAGCTTTGGACTAGCCAATTACAAAGATTAAACTTTTCCACTCCCATCTGTAGATCAGTTACCCCTTATTGAGTCAAATCCGGCAGTTATAAGTTATTTCAGCAATATTTTTTAGCTACTCCAGCCTTCCCTTCTTTACGCACTGCACCCCTGCGAATGTCTCAGATGATCAGGTTTAATTGAGATATTAACTCTCAACATCGCTTATTTCCAGCCGAAACCCGTCGCTATCCTCAAAATCACGATCCTGCTAGACCACGCTTATCACCCTGAACATCTTACAGAGGCACTAAAGTATAAATCAAGCTGTCAACGATGATCTAAATTAATTTTTGCTGCGTTGATAGAAAAGATTTCAAAAAAAATCATGGGGGCTGTATGGGGGCTATATGTACCCCAAAGCAGTTTAGGGGCTTGAGCAAAATTTGACTCCCACATGGGGGCTACATGGGGGCTACATGGGGTACATTCGATTGAGTGAGGTTTTACCCCACTTAGCCCCCAAGAGGTTATGATATTTTTTTGACGCTGAAGAAAAAAAGAGTAGTTATTTTATTCATCTCTTCTCTGCTCCCCACTTCACCTCAACAGATAACTTTCACAAATCAAAATCTATTACCTTTCTCTCTATGTCTAACATTCACACCTTGCAAAAAATTTTTCCTGCTGGCTTTGACAACGGTTATGGAAGCCTAAAACTTTTAGTCGATGGCTTTGAAGTTGTTCGTGTGCCCAGCTATATAAGCAATGCCGAGATGGAAGACGTACCTGGGAGGGTCGTTTTTAACGGTAGTGCTTACACAGTTGGAGAATCAGCTTTTCGTACAGGAAATTATTTTGACCGAAACACTGATAACAATGAAAACAAAGTCAATAATGCACTGTTGACATTATTCGGTGCATTGGCACATCTTCCACACCGTAAGGCTTGGCATTTAAAATTAGTCGTTAGCTTACATGATGTTGGTCTAGCTGACGAATTGCAAAAAGTACTAAACGGAGAATATCAGCCAATACTTGCTGGCAAACAATCAGACGTGAAGATAGAAGTCCTGAAAGTTGTGCTAGAGGGGATGGGTGCATTGTTTGGGCATCAACTACCGAAAAAATTAACTATTTTAGATTTTGGCAATGGCACAACTCTGTATTCTCGTTACAACCAAGGGAAACGAGAAGTTCACACCGCCTACCCCACTGGCGTAGAAGTTCTCATCAATGATATTTCCCAAAAGATGAAGCATTTAAATGGCGGAAAAATTGGGGATGCATCCAAAATCCGATTTTGTCTGGAAATGGGGCATACTCGGTACAGCCGGGACATTGATATCAAAGATGTTTACAGCGCTTGCTTAAAAGATTGGTATGAAAAATACTTGAAGAAAGTGGTGAATTTGACACTTGATGCCAAGCACCAAGGGGATGAAATCTGGGCGATTGGTGGAGGCTGCCTGTTACCAGGATTTAAGAAGCTTTTAGAGAAAAACGGGTTCAAAATACTGGACAACCCGGTAGAAGCTAATGTCTTTGGGCTTTTAGAGATGGCAAAAGCCATCAGCAGCAAGAATTCGCCTACTACATCTCTTAAATGATCACAATGACAGATAAAGAAGACTTAGCTCCGATAAAAATTCGGCTTAAAGAAAACTATCGAGAACGCATATTTGCAGAGTCCCAACAACTAGGTAAAAGTTACCTGGAGACGCTTTACTTTATTATTGATTGCTATTTTGTTTTCATCAAGGCTGGATTAGCCACAAAACAAGTAGCTTTCACGCCGATTACTACTGACGAGAACAGATTTCAGCCGCCGACTGAAGAGCCATCTATTATTGAAAAGCAAGAAAATTTGGATGACCAAACCTTCATTCTTGATTTTGAGTTGTAAGGGAAGTATGGGACTGCTGCCTCTATAGTGCGTAAATCAAGCGATCGCACAAGAACACATCGCTTTCTTTTGCATAAAGAAGATAATTCTAGCACCTCTGTTTGCTAAAGTAATTCTAAGGCGCGTGAATTTCCGAACAATCCAGAGACATCACAACAATGAGAATACTTCATGGCACCTGGATACCAAACGAGGAAACTGACTTTATCCAGTCAGGGTCTTTTTACTTGTGGGTAGAAACTCAATTATCTCAAAAAAGTCACACCAATAGTCAACAAATTCATCCGGGACACTTGGTAGAATCCGAATTAATCGCCTTTTTAGTAGAAGAATTGGGAATTAAAGAAGACAATACTAAATTTTCCCAACGCATATCTCCTAAATACTTTGCCTTACCAACCACCAATAATCAGCCCCTACCCTCACCAGAATTAACCAAATATTTAGAAATTGAGTTGACTGATAGCTATGAAGAATTCCAATATTGGCAGATTGATTGTTATGAAACAGTAGTGTCTACCAAAAACGTCACCGCACTTAATATTATTAAACTACTTAAAGATATCCATTTTTTAGCAATATATAATGCGGAGAAGTTTCAAATTGGTTCAGATTTATTATTTTGGTATCATTATACTCAAAGTTTTAAACAAGTAATCCTCAAAGACCAATTTATTCCCGCACTAAAATATCGACAGTTATCATCGGAAAATCCGAAGAAAAAAGGCAAAAGCAAGACTGATAAAGCAGCATTTGAAATTTATGCCACCTGGGAAATTATTTCCGAACAATATGAAGCAAATATTCTTAAATATATTGAATATATGCCACTAATATGTGTGGCAGGTAAAGCAACAGTTAGCTATCCTATTGAGTTTTTTGATCAAGAAACACTATTGCGTCACTTTTCCGAATATGTACTTCACGATTTAGTAACTCACACCCCATCTACAGCCGCTTTTGACAAACAAATTGCTGATTCTCTAATTGAATCTTGCTTTTATCCTCGTCAGCATAACCCACTCACAACAAATACTGCCCTTGAGGAATATCAGCAATGGTTGGTATGGAAAACCAAAATTACTCGTACTCAATCTGATTCACCTTTTCATCTGTGCTTCCAGTTACATTCTCCTGATAATGAACAAATAGACAATTGGCAAATTCAATTTCTAGTAGCCAGTAAACAAGATCCATCCTTGAAGTTAGCGTTAGCAGACTACTGGACAATGAATCAATTTTCCAAAGCTGCTGTACATAAAGATTTTGGTAAAGATTTTGAAACAAATTTGCTGCTGAATCTGGGTTATGCAGCCAGGATGTATCCCAAACTCTGGCTTGGGTTGGAAACAGCGAGTCCAATCGCAATGCAACTTAGCTTAGATGAAGCATTTGACTTCCTGACTGAAAGTGCTTGGGTACTGGAAGACTCAGGATTCAAAGTAATTGTACCTGCTTGGTATACTCCCACTGGTCGTCGTCGCGCCAAAATTCGTCTCAAAGCATCGGGTAGCAAACTTGCTGCAACGAAAGGGGAAACAAAAAGCTATTTCGGCTTAGACTCACTGGTGGAGTATCAGTATGAGTTAGCGATTGGGGAGCAAACTGTCACACCTCTTGAATGGGAACAACTGATTAATGCTAAAACTCCCCTAGTGCATTTTCGCGGTCAATGGATGGAATTAGACCGGGATAAAATGCAGCAGTTACTCGAATTTTGGCAGTCCCACGGTAACGAACAACCCCAGACGACCTTACTGGAGTTTCTACAATGCAGTGCTGAATTGGGGTCAGAATGGGAAATTGAACATGATGAAGCTTTGTCAGAGATGATCGCAAAGCTACAAGATAAAAGTCGCCTAGAACCAATTTCTGAACTTGATAATCTGCAAGGCACACTCCGAGAATATCAAAAACGTGGTGTTTCCTGGCTACAATATCTGGAAAATTTGGGATTAAATGGCTGTTTGGCAGACGATATGGGTTTAGGTAAATCCGTGCAGGTGATTGCCAGATTAGTGCAAGAGAAGGAGTTACATGAAGCTCTGAAAGTAGGAGAAAAGATTAATTCTTTATCTGCCTTACCGACACTATTAATTGCCCCGACTTCTGTTGTTGGCAACTGGCAGAAGGAAATTGCCAAATTTGCACCTCATTTAAAAACTATGGTGCATCATGGTAGCACTAGGCTGCAAAATCTAGCTGATTTTAAAGCTGCTTGTCAACAAAACGATGTGATAATTAGTTCTTTTACTTTAGTCCGCAAAGATGAAAAGTTATTGAGCAGCATCGAGTGGCAACGTTTAGTACTGGATGAGGCACAAAATATTAAAAATCCGAAAGCTACCCAAACTAAAGCTATTTTAAAATTAAGAGCTAAACATCGGCTGGCATTAACAGGAACTCCTGTAGAAAACCGCTTACTGGATTTGTGGTCAATTTTTAACTTTCTCAATCCTGGTTACTTGGGTAAAGAAGCCCAGTTTCGGAAAATATTTGAGATTCCGATTCAAAAAGACAACGACCGTGTGAAATCTGCCACCTTGAAAAAACTGGTAGAACCTCTAATTCTGCGAAGGTTAAAAACTGACCAATCTATTATTAATGATTTGCCAGATAAAGTTGAGCAAAAACTCTACACCAACCTGACCAAAGAGCAAGCATCGCTTTATGAAGTGGTGGTACTAGATGTAGAAAAACAATTGCAATCAGCAGAGGGAATTCAACGCAAAGGATTGATTCTTTCAACCCTAATGAAATTGAAGCAGATTTGTAATCATCCAGCCCAATTTCTCCAAGATGGGAGCGATTTTTCACCACTGCGTTCGCACAAACTCAGTCGGTTAGCAGAGATGGTTGAGGAGGCAGTTGATGAAGGAGAAAGTTTACTCATTTTTAGTCAATTTACGGAAGTGGGTGAAAAAATTGAAAAACATCTCAAACATCGTCTGCATTGCAATACTTACTATTTGCATGGTGGCACTAGTCGCCCACGTCGAGAACAAATGATTACCGAATTTCAAGACCCAAATACAGAACCATCGGTTTTTATCCTTTCCTTGAAAGCAGGGGGCGTAGGTATCACCCTCACGAAAGCCAACCATGTCTTTCACTTTGACCGTTGGTGGAACCCAGCAGTTGAAGACCAAGCAACTGACCGTGCTTTCCGTATTGGTCAAAAAAAGAATGTCTTTGTGCATAAATTTGTTGCCATTGGAACTCTAGAAGAGAGAATTGACCAAATGATTGAGGATAAGAAAAAACTCTCTAATGCTGTTGTTGGTAGCGATGAATCTTGGCTCACCGAATTAGATAATGAAGCCTTTAAGCGGTTGATTTCATTGAACAAGAGTGCAATTTTGGAGTAGATATTATGGCTAAATTTAGTCGGACTTGGTGGGGCGATCGCTTTATTCAAGCACTAGAAGCTTTTACAGATGATAACCGACTCAAAAGAGGACGCTCTTATGCTAGCGGTGGTAAAGTCAAAAGCTTTGAGATTGACTTAAATAAAATTACTGCCAAAGTCAGAGGCTCAGTTAATCCCTATTTTGGAGTCTACAAAGAACCAACTTATAATATAGAGATTCAGATTACACCTATTGCTAGAACCCATTGGAATGAAGCTATCCAAAAGCTTTCTTCTAAAGCCAGCATCATTTCTCGATTGCTACTAAATGAAGTCCCAGAAAATATTGAAGATACTTTCTCTCATTTGGGACTACATTTATTGCCCCATAGTAGTAAGGATTTCAAAACTAAATGCTCTTGCCCAGATTATGCTAATCCCTGTAAGCACATTGCTGGAGTTTACTATTTAGTAGCTTCTCAATTAGATAATAATCCCTGGTTGTTATTTGAATTACGGGGATTATCGAAAGCAGAACTTCAAGCCAAATTAGCTGATTCTCCTTTGGGAAAAGCTCTATCTGAGGAACTGAATACTAAGGAAATTCCTTTAGAACTTTCTAATTCGCTGTACTCTAAGCTAGAAAAACAATCTCTTAAGCAAATGCCAAATGCCAGAGAATTTTGGTTAGGTACAAAGCGATTACCACAAACTATTGAAGTGGCGACTCCAAGTAGTATCTGTGCAATTTTGATTAAGAAACAAGGGGATTTTCCTGATTTCTGGCACAATGATGCTTCCTTTATTGAAACAATGGAAGAACTGTATCAGCGAGTCAAAACCAAAAATCATCAGTTCTGATTTCAGCGCTGATAACGACATCGTAAAGTAATTTCTTTTTAGATGCTAATTGCCGTTATAATTTTTTACCTTGAAAAAGCATACGCACATATTTTATGCCTTGAAAAACTCCACTTCTGAAGACGTATTTAATAATGGATTTATTTGACCAGCATCTTGCAAAAATAACTGAAGAATCAGCACCCCTAGCGGCTCGGATGCGTCCACGGACACTTGATGAATTTATTGGTCAAGAGCATATTATCGGGCAATGAGATAGTAGTTTAATTATTATTGAATAATATTTGAAAATCCTAACGTAACAGGATTATTCAAAAACTCCTGCTCTTTCAATAATAAACCATTCATGATATAAAACTGCTAAAAAAAATTCCTCTCCCTTCAAGCGATCGCATACCGCCATAAATCCAGAGAAAAAAGGATCATCTTCATAGGTAGTATCAGACAGAAAAACAGTTACAGAGTTGTTATCTATACTCCAGATACACCGAATTATGGTGATATTAGAATGATGTGATTTATCTACAGGTAATAATATCGGGCATCCTTGAACTGACAAAAAGTCTGGCTGTTCATATCTGAGAACTGATTCCCAATCCTCTGGCCCTTCATGTTTCTCAATAATCCTATCCCATCTAACTGCCTTAATTTTTTCTAGGCTTTCTGCTGATAAGTCTGATAATTTCATAGCTTGTATCTCATGAAGTCTGTTTTAATAGCTAATATACATAAATCAGATTATCATCTCTTTATTCTAGTGGATTGCAGAGATATTTAGTATATGCGATACTGAGCTTTAGTAAAAATCTTAACCTGAAAATAGAATGATTGTTATGAAAGTTAAAGATAAATATTATGATTGACCACGACCGCCTTTTCAAAGAATTATTATCTACGTTTTTTATTGATTTTCTTGATTTGTTTCTACCTCAAGTAGCCAGCCAAATAGATCGTAATTCCATCCAGCTTTTACCCCAAGAAGTATTTAATGATGTCACTTCTGGCGAAAAGAAGGAAATTGATTTACTGGCGCAGGTGCGTTATCAACAGCAAGATACTTGTTTTCTAATTCATGTTGAAAACCAGTCTTACACTGAAACAGCCTTTGCAAAGCGGATGTTTAAATATTTTGCGCGCCTACATGAAAAGTATGATTTACCGATTTACCCAGTTGTAATTTTTTCTTTTGATGAACCCAAACGCGCCGAACCCCAAAATTATCGCGTCACCTTTGGAGATTTAAAAGTGCTGGAATTTCAGTTTGTAGCAATCCAGTTGAATCGTTTAAGTTGGCGCGATTTTCTCACGCAGCCAAATCCGGTGGCGGCAGCATTAATGTCAAAGATGAATATTTCCAAGCAAGAACGTCCACAGGTGAAGGCGGAATGTTTGCGGCTGCTGGCGACCTTAAAATTAGACCCAGCAAGAATGCAACTAATTTCTGGGTTCGTTGATACGTATTTGAGGCTCGACGATACTGAGAAACAGGTCTTTCAAGCGGCAATCAGTACAATGGGATTAGATGAACAGGAGGAAATTATGGAGATTGTTACAAGTTGGCAACAGGAAGGCGCTCAAAAAACAAGAGAAGAGATTGCATTAAATTTACTCAAAAG
This window encodes:
- a CDS encoding ParA family protein, which codes for MKKKKVKKQIRLTIASNAGGSGKTTVATHLAYAVGAKGYKVTLIELDQNGSLCIFARLAPASMEQSLAAVFKKTFTGDYPLVPLWTEHLSTVTAIQGGKFLEESIAEIYNYNRRHYTLKDRLEDFPLNSDLIIFDTPASLEPMGLIALAASTHVLVPIKPEYKDTGAFAGFLDWFYSKVDDLRLKPQPEILGFVPTRVDLYGVGAHRDILGLDKKGNLRTDIEPERTLPFLIKQMGIRCFPYIRESNYYLKASGSGLPLNLYRPGYDASEDFKPIVTSLIKLMTEEL
- a CDS encoding DEAD/DEAH box helicase codes for the protein MRILHGTWIPNEETDFIQSGSFYLWVETQLSQKSHTNSQQIHPGHLVESELIAFLVEELGIKEDNTKFSQRISPKYFALPTTNNQPLPSPELTKYLEIELTDSYEEFQYWQIDCYETVVSTKNVTALNIIKLLKDIHFLAIYNAEKFQIGSDLLFWYHYTQSFKQVILKDQFIPALKYRQLSSENPKKKGKSKTDKAAFEIYATWEIISEQYEANILKYIEYMPLICVAGKATVSYPIEFFDQETLLRHFSEYVLHDLVTHTPSTAAFDKQIADSLIESCFYPRQHNPLTTNTALEEYQQWLVWKTKITRTQSDSPFHLCFQLHSPDNEQIDNWQIQFLVASKQDPSLKLALADYWTMNQFSKAAVHKDFGKDFETNLLLNLGYAARMYPKLWLGLETASPIAMQLSLDEAFDFLTESAWVLEDSGFKVIVPAWYTPTGRRRAKIRLKASGSKLAATKGETKSYFGLDSLVEYQYELAIGEQTVTPLEWEQLINAKTPLVHFRGQWMELDRDKMQQLLEFWQSHGNEQPQTTLLEFLQCSAELGSEWEIEHDEALSEMIAKLQDKSRLEPISELDNLQGTLREYQKRGVSWLQYLENLGLNGCLADDMGLGKSVQVIARLVQEKELHEALKVGEKINSLSALPTLLIAPTSVVGNWQKEIAKFAPHLKTMVHHGSTRLQNLADFKAACQQNDVIISSFTLVRKDEKLLSSIEWQRLVLDEAQNIKNPKATQTKAILKLRAKHRLALTGTPVENRLLDLWSIFNFLNPGYLGKEAQFRKIFEIPIQKDNDRVKSATLKKLVEPLILRRLKTDQSIINDLPDKVEQKLYTNLTKEQASLYEVVVLDVEKQLQSAEGIQRKGLILSTLMKLKQICNHPAQFLQDGSDFSPLRSHKLSRLAEMVEEAVDEGESLLIFSQFTEVGEKIEKHLKHRLHCNTYYLHGGTSRPRREQMITEFQDPNTEPSVFILSLKAGGVGITLTKANHVFHFDRWWNPAVEDQATDRAFRIGQKKNVFVHKFVAIGTLEERIDQMIEDKKKLSNAVVGSDESWLTELDNEAFKRLISLNKSAILE
- a CDS encoding ParM/StbA family protein is translated as MSNIHTLQKIFPAGFDNGYGSLKLLVDGFEVVRVPSYISNAEMEDVPGRVVFNGSAYTVGESAFRTGNYFDRNTDNNENKVNNALLTLFGALAHLPHRKAWHLKLVVSLHDVGLADELQKVLNGEYQPILAGKQSDVKIEVLKVVLEGMGALFGHQLPKKLTILDFGNGTTLYSRYNQGKREVHTAYPTGVEVLINDISQKMKHLNGGKIGDASKIRFCLEMGHTRYSRDIDIKDVYSACLKDWYEKYLKKVVNLTLDAKHQGDEIWAIGGGCLLPGFKKLLEKNGFKILDNPVEANVFGLLEMAKAISSKNSPTTSLK
- a CDS encoding SWIM zinc finger family protein, producing MAKFSRTWWGDRFIQALEAFTDDNRLKRGRSYASGGKVKSFEIDLNKITAKVRGSVNPYFGVYKEPTYNIEIQITPIARTHWNEAIQKLSSKASIISRLLLNEVPENIEDTFSHLGLHLLPHSSKDFKTKCSCPDYANPCKHIAGVYYLVASQLDNNPWLLFELRGLSKAELQAKLADSPLGKALSEELNTKEIPLELSNSLYSKLEKQSLKQMPNAREFWLGTKRLPQTIEVATPSSICAILIKKQGDFPDFWHNDASFIETMEELYQRVKTKNHQF
- a CDS encoding Rpn family recombination-promoting nuclease/putative transposase encodes the protein MIDHDRLFKELLSTFFIDFLDLFLPQVASQIDRNSIQLLPQEVFNDVTSGEKKEIDLLAQVRYQQQDTCFLIHVENQSYTETAFAKRMFKYFARLHEKYDLPIYPVVIFSFDEPKRAEPQNYRVTFGDLKVLEFQFVAIQLNRLSWRDFLTQPNPVAAALMSKMNISKQERPQVKAECLRLLATLKLDPARMQLISGFVDTYLRLDDTEKQVFQAAISTMGLDEQEEIMEIVTSWQQEGAQKTREEIALNLLKRGMIVQEISQVTGLSLEQVQQLQALLSQEN
- a CDS encoding ParB/RepB/Spo0J family partition protein, whose product is MSSKKPVEISQLFGQAGQSQQIHQLKSQIEKLEVEITQLRANVFSSEEKTTLEQQIEQLTNQLATQGGIHEIAVSLIDPDPAQPRQTFPQLIIQERAESLRRQGQQNPIVLIPQLDGRYKIFDGELRWRSAPSAGMTKLKAVFLPKEDTSDEVVVFEGQLVSSIHSQKLHDLDLATALIRLIIYKYPDLSGREDEIPKYLNAFINRLVRSKKLQYLALIKDSDLITQQEWLETSDFKEHEEYEIVSVLLGLQLNPVSINNNIFPLLKVTEDLKNVIRSEGLETSKVRELNKLSSEQMKIDESEALMIRTQVTNRVIEEKLSLSQTKTLVKQTLEQYSTSNSKAKQNKQMDKTIKDIQSINLKILEQTRLIKLRQVLQEKLDEIKTLM